The following are from one region of the Gadus chalcogrammus isolate NIFS_2021 chromosome 19, NIFS_Gcha_1.0, whole genome shotgun sequence genome:
- the LOC130372289 gene encoding ubl carboxyl-terminal hydrolase 18-like isoform X1, with the protein MSRGSFPCDGFMGPYFSRNYFSTGWGGQENYRVSPDRRSSGSRGPENYLMSPERRSSWWRGLENYGLTCCVNALLQSFIATPELKFLLDRWDSSSVREDALDNVPVHLKGVLGAIRDPSCRAPHKDFLRCLDRQHIQLNVQHDADEVFLAVLNFIQQQMDDKALALEIQSLYRLSVELHHQCVECSSNQFLPGSSYLLSLPLHIRHQNNTLKDCLASFFELQELSGIDNCFCDQCKTRTPFKHGHRILSLPTILCVQLQRFRYSDSGWLQKLDCSVEFQESLDFQDICSQDVFSKDFQKNESTKYSLFAVIVHSGSAMFGHYTAFVRSTTGSSWFYADDNHVGPVSWEAVKETYGGHSSRTAYMLLYRREPTQTQGGGEGEEQEGERQDGERQEGERQEGERQEGEVQEGEELDGEKQEGEPEREKPEGERREGEKPEEDKLEGEKQEGEKQEGDEVERVTFESKKLEGVKQGGEKLERETQEGEILEGEKQVGEKPDGEKQDGVPQLSG; encoded by the exons ATGTCTAGAGGAAGTTTTCCCTGCGACGGCTTCATGGGGCCATATTTTTCGAGGAATTACTTTTCAACAG GCTGGGGAGGTCAGGAGAACTACAGGGTGTCCCCAGACCGTCGCTCCTCAGGCTCGAGAGGTCCGGAGAACTACTTGATGTCCCCAGAACGTCGTTCctcatggtggagaggtctggaGAACTATGGGCTGACCTGCTGCGTCAACGCTCTGCTCCAGTCCTTCATCGCCACGCCGGAGCTAAAGTTCCTGCTCGACAG GTGGGATTCGTCGTCTGTGCGTGAGGATGCCCTGGATAACGTGCCAGTCCATCTGaagggggtcctgggggccaTCAGAGACCCATCCTGCCGGGCCCCCCACAAGGACTTCCTCCGATGTCTGGACCGACAACACATCCAAT TGAACGTACAGCATGATGCAGACGAGGTCTTCCTGGCGGTCCTGAACTTCATCCAGCAGCAGATGGATGACAAAGCCTTG GCCCTGGAGATCCAGAGTCTGTACCGGCTGTCTGTGGAGctccaccaccagtgtgtggaGTGCTCCTCCAACCAGTTCCTGCCCGGCTCCAGCTACCTGCTCAGTCTGCCGCTGCACATAAGACATCAGAACAACACTCTG AAAGACTGCCTGGCGTCCTTCTTTGAGCTACAGGAGTTGAGTGGCATCGACAACTGCTTCTGCGACCAGTGCAAAACCCGGACCCCCTTTAAACAC GGACACAGGATCCTCTCCCTGCCCACCATTTTGTGCGTGCAGCTGCAGAGGTTTCGTTACTCTGACTCCGGCTGGTTGCAGAAACTTGACTGCTCTGTGGAATTCCAAGAGTCTTTGGATTTCCAGGACATTTGCAGCCAAGATGTGTTTTCAAAGGACTTCCAAAAG AATGAGAGCACAAAGTACAGCTTGTTCGCGGTGATCGTCCACTCCGGGTCTGCGATGTTCGGACACTACACCGCCTTCGTCCGGTCGACAACAGGCTCTAGCTGGTTCTACGCAGACGACAACCATGTTGGACCC GTTTCCTGGGAGGCTGTGAAGGAGACGTACGGCGGTCACAGCAG CAGGACAGCCTACATGCTGCTGTACCGGAGAGAGCCCACCCAGacccagggagggggagagggggaggaacaagaaggagagagacaagacggagagagacaagaaGGGGAGAGACAAGAAGGGGAGAGACAAGAAGGGGAGGTACAAGAAGGGGAGGAACTAGATGGAGAAAAACAAGAAGGGGAACCAGAAAGGGAGAaaccagaaggagagagacgggaAGGGGAGAAACCAGAAGAGGATAAACTAGAAGGAGAGAAACAAGAAGGGGAGAAACAAGAAGGAGATGAAGTAGAAAGGGTGACATTTGAATCGAAGAAACTAGAAGGGGTGAAACAAGGAGGAGAGAAACTAGAAAGGGAGACACAAGAAGGGGAGATACTAGAAGGGGAGAAACAAGTAGGGGAGAAACCAGATGGAGAGAAACAAGATGGAGTGCCCCAGTTATCAGGCTGA
- the LOC130372289 gene encoding ubl carboxyl-terminal hydrolase 18-like isoform X2, translating to MSRGSFPCDGFMGPYFSRNYFSTGWGGQENYRVSPDRRSSGSRGPENYLMSPERRSSWWRGLENYGLTCCVNALLQSFIATPELKFLLDRWDSSSVREDALDNVPVHLKGVLGAIRDPSCRAPHKDFLRCLDRQHIQLNVQHDADEVFLAVLNFIQQQMDDKALALEIQSLYRLSVELHHQCVECSSNQFLPGSSYLLSLPLHIRHQNNTLKDCLASFFELQELSGIDNCFCDQCKTRTPFKHGHRILSLPTILCVQLQRFRYSDSGWLQKLDCSVEFQESLDFQDICSQDVFSKDFQKNESTKYSLFAVIVHSGSAMFGHYTAFVRSTTGSSWFYADDNHVGPVSWEAVKETYGGHSRTAYMLLYRREPTQTQGGGEGEEQEGERQDGERQEGERQEGERQEGEVQEGEELDGEKQEGEPEREKPEGERREGEKPEEDKLEGEKQEGEKQEGDEVERVTFESKKLEGVKQGGEKLERETQEGEILEGEKQVGEKPDGEKQDGVPQLSG from the exons ATGTCTAGAGGAAGTTTTCCCTGCGACGGCTTCATGGGGCCATATTTTTCGAGGAATTACTTTTCAACAG GCTGGGGAGGTCAGGAGAACTACAGGGTGTCCCCAGACCGTCGCTCCTCAGGCTCGAGAGGTCCGGAGAACTACTTGATGTCCCCAGAACGTCGTTCctcatggtggagaggtctggaGAACTATGGGCTGACCTGCTGCGTCAACGCTCTGCTCCAGTCCTTCATCGCCACGCCGGAGCTAAAGTTCCTGCTCGACAG GTGGGATTCGTCGTCTGTGCGTGAGGATGCCCTGGATAACGTGCCAGTCCATCTGaagggggtcctgggggccaTCAGAGACCCATCCTGCCGGGCCCCCCACAAGGACTTCCTCCGATGTCTGGACCGACAACACATCCAAT TGAACGTACAGCATGATGCAGACGAGGTCTTCCTGGCGGTCCTGAACTTCATCCAGCAGCAGATGGATGACAAAGCCTTG GCCCTGGAGATCCAGAGTCTGTACCGGCTGTCTGTGGAGctccaccaccagtgtgtggaGTGCTCCTCCAACCAGTTCCTGCCCGGCTCCAGCTACCTGCTCAGTCTGCCGCTGCACATAAGACATCAGAACAACACTCTG AAAGACTGCCTGGCGTCCTTCTTTGAGCTACAGGAGTTGAGTGGCATCGACAACTGCTTCTGCGACCAGTGCAAAACCCGGACCCCCTTTAAACAC GGACACAGGATCCTCTCCCTGCCCACCATTTTGTGCGTGCAGCTGCAGAGGTTTCGTTACTCTGACTCCGGCTGGTTGCAGAAACTTGACTGCTCTGTGGAATTCCAAGAGTCTTTGGATTTCCAGGACATTTGCAGCCAAGATGTGTTTTCAAAGGACTTCCAAAAG AATGAGAGCACAAAGTACAGCTTGTTCGCGGTGATCGTCCACTCCGGGTCTGCGATGTTCGGACACTACACCGCCTTCGTCCGGTCGACAACAGGCTCTAGCTGGTTCTACGCAGACGACAACCATGTTGGACCC GTTTCCTGGGAGGCTGTGAAGGAGACGTACGGCGGTCACAGCAG GACAGCCTACATGCTGCTGTACCGGAGAGAGCCCACCCAGacccagggagggggagagggggaggaacaagaaggagagagacaagacggagagagacaagaaGGGGAGAGACAAGAAGGGGAGAGACAAGAAGGGGAGGTACAAGAAGGGGAGGAACTAGATGGAGAAAAACAAGAAGGGGAACCAGAAAGGGAGAaaccagaaggagagagacgggaAGGGGAGAAACCAGAAGAGGATAAACTAGAAGGAGAGAAACAAGAAGGGGAGAAACAAGAAGGAGATGAAGTAGAAAGGGTGACATTTGAATCGAAGAAACTAGAAGGGGTGAAACAAGGAGGAGAGAAACTAGAAAGGGAGACACAAGAAGGGGAGATACTAGAAGGGGAGAAACAAGTAGGGGAGAAACCAGATGGAGAGAAACAAGATGGAGTGCCCCAGTTATCAGGCTGA
- the pex26 gene encoding peroxisome assembly protein 26 isoform X3, giving the protein MGMELLDAAAEQFIVHRDFQTSFGLCEKGLALLEDNEQEHSRRPRRGAEVKEGLCILGVQALAELDQWPAALPWVLRQYERPEEIPAQIMQMCILLYSKVGQEAAVQEAAGAWLLCPAGAGPGPYRTVAELYLLCVLLPLGRTDDARRLVLGEVGGRAFSEDQRQLALEVVTEKEAQGQETPDGSRRSPSQGVPVPASPPGGALMDKLRAMLRLLCRSLSLSRAGWVPLRRLFMALVIVYILVVRMNPALPSSYLWISKLIQLLKQMWSVMFKQQYSA; this is encoded by the exons ATGGGAATGGAGCTGCTGGACGCGGCTGCAGAGCAGTTCATCGTCCACCGGGACTTCCAGACTTCGTTTGGTTTATGTGAGAAAGGCCTGGCTCTTCTGGAGGACAACGAACAGGAACACAGCAG GCGTCCCCGCAGGGGGGCGGAGGTGAAGGAGGGTCTGTGTATCCTGGGGGTCCAGGCCCTGGCAGAGCTCGACCAGTGGCCCGCGGCCCTCCCTTGGGTCCTCCGCCAGTACGAGCGACCGGAGGAGATCCCGGCCCAGATCATGCAGATGTG CATCCTCCTCTACTCTAAAGTGGGCCAGGAGGCGGCGGTGCAGGAGGCCGCCGGCGCCTGGCTGCTCTGCCCCGCGGGCGCCGGGCCGGGCCCCTACAGGACGGTGGCGGAGCTGTACCTCCTGTGCGTGCTGCTGCCCCTCGGGCGCACGGACGACGCGCGGCGGCTGGTCCTGGGCGAGGTGGGCGGCCGGGCGTTCAGCGAGGACCAGAGGCAGCTGGCCCTGGAGGTGGTGACGGAGAAGGAAGCCCAGGGCCAGGAGACGCCGGATGGCTCCCGTCGCAGCCCGAGCCAGGGTGTCCCTGTGCCCGCCTCGCCCCCTGGAG GAGCCCTGATGGACAAACTACGAGCGATGCTGCGACTCTTGTGCAGAAGCCTGTCTCTGAGCAGGGCTGGGTGGGTTCCTCTGCGCAGACTGTTCATGGCTCTGGTCATCGTCTACATCCTGGTGGTGAGGATGAACCCAG CACTTCCTTCTTCCTACCTCTGGATCTCCAAACTCATCCAGCTGTTGAAACAGATGTGGAGCGTGATGTTTAAACAGCAGTATTCCGCCTAA
- the pex26 gene encoding peroxisome assembly protein 26 isoform X2, with protein MAEEAMRSDALTSPAEQRSCSPGGSQVPPRWVQSPSLGPGGTEVPRRWVQSPPLGSGGTQMGMELLDAAAEQFIVHRDFQTSFGLCEKGLALLEDNEQEHSRGAEVKEGLCILGVQALAELDQWPAALPWVLRQYERPEEIPAQIMQMCILLYSKVGQEAAVQEAAGAWLLCPAGAGPGPYRTVAELYLLCVLLPLGRTDDARRLVLGEVGGRAFSEDQRQLALEVVTEKEAQGQETPDGSRRSPSQGVPVPASPPGGALMDKLRAMLRLLCRSLSLSRAGWVPLRRLFMALVIVYILVVRMNPALPSSYLWISKLIQLLKQMWSVMFKQQYSA; from the exons ATGGCAGAAGAAGCCATGAGAAGCGACGCTTTAACTTCACCGGCTGAACAGAGAAGCTGTTCACCAGGTGGGTCTCAGGTCCCCCCCCGCTGGGTCCAGAGCCCCTCGCTCGGTCCAGGTGGGACTGAGGTCCCCCGGCGCTGGGTCCAGAGCCCCCCGCTGGGTTCAGGTGGGACTCAGATGGGAATGGAGCTGCTGGACGCGGCTGCAGAGCAGTTCATCGTCCACCGGGACTTCCAGACTTCGTTTGGTTTATGTGAGAAAGGCCTGGCTCTTCTGGAGGACAACGAACAGGAACACAGCAG GGGGGCGGAGGTGAAGGAGGGTCTGTGTATCCTGGGGGTCCAGGCCCTGGCAGAGCTCGACCAGTGGCCCGCGGCCCTCCCTTGGGTCCTCCGCCAGTACGAGCGACCGGAGGAGATCCCGGCCCAGATCATGCAGATGTG CATCCTCCTCTACTCTAAAGTGGGCCAGGAGGCGGCGGTGCAGGAGGCCGCCGGCGCCTGGCTGCTCTGCCCCGCGGGCGCCGGGCCGGGCCCCTACAGGACGGTGGCGGAGCTGTACCTCCTGTGCGTGCTGCTGCCCCTCGGGCGCACGGACGACGCGCGGCGGCTGGTCCTGGGCGAGGTGGGCGGCCGGGCGTTCAGCGAGGACCAGAGGCAGCTGGCCCTGGAGGTGGTGACGGAGAAGGAAGCCCAGGGCCAGGAGACGCCGGATGGCTCCCGTCGCAGCCCGAGCCAGGGTGTCCCTGTGCCCGCCTCGCCCCCTGGAG GAGCCCTGATGGACAAACTACGAGCGATGCTGCGACTCTTGTGCAGAAGCCTGTCTCTGAGCAGGGCTGGGTGGGTTCCTCTGCGCAGACTGTTCATGGCTCTGGTCATCGTCTACATCCTGGTGGTGAGGATGAACCCAG CACTTCCTTCTTCCTACCTCTGGATCTCCAAACTCATCCAGCTGTTGAAACAGATGTGGAGCGTGATGTTTAAACAGCAGTATTCCGCCTAA
- the pex26 gene encoding peroxisome assembly protein 26 isoform X1: MAEEAMRSDALTSPAEQRSCSPGGSQVPPRWVQSPSLGPGGTEVPRRWVQSPPLGSGGTQMGMELLDAAAEQFIVHRDFQTSFGLCEKGLALLEDNEQEHSRRPRRGAEVKEGLCILGVQALAELDQWPAALPWVLRQYERPEEIPAQIMQMCILLYSKVGQEAAVQEAAGAWLLCPAGAGPGPYRTVAELYLLCVLLPLGRTDDARRLVLGEVGGRAFSEDQRQLALEVVTEKEAQGQETPDGSRRSPSQGVPVPASPPGGALMDKLRAMLRLLCRSLSLSRAGWVPLRRLFMALVIVYILVVRMNPALPSSYLWISKLIQLLKQMWSVMFKQQYSA, encoded by the exons ATGGCAGAAGAAGCCATGAGAAGCGACGCTTTAACTTCACCGGCTGAACAGAGAAGCTGTTCACCAGGTGGGTCTCAGGTCCCCCCCCGCTGGGTCCAGAGCCCCTCGCTCGGTCCAGGTGGGACTGAGGTCCCCCGGCGCTGGGTCCAGAGCCCCCCGCTGGGTTCAGGTGGGACTCAGATGGGAATGGAGCTGCTGGACGCGGCTGCAGAGCAGTTCATCGTCCACCGGGACTTCCAGACTTCGTTTGGTTTATGTGAGAAAGGCCTGGCTCTTCTGGAGGACAACGAACAGGAACACAGCAG GCGTCCCCGCAGGGGGGCGGAGGTGAAGGAGGGTCTGTGTATCCTGGGGGTCCAGGCCCTGGCAGAGCTCGACCAGTGGCCCGCGGCCCTCCCTTGGGTCCTCCGCCAGTACGAGCGACCGGAGGAGATCCCGGCCCAGATCATGCAGATGTG CATCCTCCTCTACTCTAAAGTGGGCCAGGAGGCGGCGGTGCAGGAGGCCGCCGGCGCCTGGCTGCTCTGCCCCGCGGGCGCCGGGCCGGGCCCCTACAGGACGGTGGCGGAGCTGTACCTCCTGTGCGTGCTGCTGCCCCTCGGGCGCACGGACGACGCGCGGCGGCTGGTCCTGGGCGAGGTGGGCGGCCGGGCGTTCAGCGAGGACCAGAGGCAGCTGGCCCTGGAGGTGGTGACGGAGAAGGAAGCCCAGGGCCAGGAGACGCCGGATGGCTCCCGTCGCAGCCCGAGCCAGGGTGTCCCTGTGCCCGCCTCGCCCCCTGGAG GAGCCCTGATGGACAAACTACGAGCGATGCTGCGACTCTTGTGCAGAAGCCTGTCTCTGAGCAGGGCTGGGTGGGTTCCTCTGCGCAGACTGTTCATGGCTCTGGTCATCGTCTACATCCTGGTGGTGAGGATGAACCCAG CACTTCCTTCTTCCTACCTCTGGATCTCCAAACTCATCCAGCTGTTGAAACAGATGTGGAGCGTGATGTTTAAACAGCAGTATTCCGCCTAA
- the llph gene encoding protein LLP homolog, whose product MAKSLRSKWKRKMRAEKRKKNEPKELARLKKALATDGKVAIDDVMDGIQEIATLVPAAKLTEKKVDGEVDDGKMDLDGKRCKKTHLDENGQYPTWMNQRQAKKLKGKRHAKKGGKFKNKKGMAW is encoded by the exons ATGGCGAAGAGCCTGAGGAGCAAATGGAAGAGGAAGATGCGGGCGGAGAAAAGGAAGAAGAACGAGCCGAAAGAGCTGGCCCGGTTAAAGAAGGCCCTGGCGACGGACGGGAAGGTCGCGATTGACGACGTGATGGACGGCATCCAGGAGATCGCCACCTTGGTGCCAGCCGCCAAACTCACGGAGAAGAAAGTGGACGGAGAGGTTGAcg ATGGGAAGATGGACTTGGACGGGAAGCGCTGCAAGAAGACCCACCTGGACGAGAACGGCCAGTACCCCACCTGGATGAACCAGCGGCAGGCCAAGAAGCTCAAGGGCAAGCGGCACGCCAAGAAGGGCGGGAAGTTCAAGAACAAGAAAGGCATGGCGTGGTGA